A genomic region of Eucalyptus grandis isolate ANBG69807.140 chromosome 5, ASM1654582v1, whole genome shotgun sequence contains the following coding sequences:
- the LOC104444874 gene encoding LOW QUALITY PROTEIN: F-box protein SKIP19 (The sequence of the model RefSeq protein was modified relative to this genomic sequence to represent the inferred CDS: deleted 2 bases in 1 codon), which produces MAAPDEPPPPERNWLELPREIATTILLKLGAVEILTTAQLVCTAWRALCLDPAMWQIIDMRNDEDLPDCDFADMYRRAVDRSRGGCLELNIEHFGDDWLLQYAADRCNHIRRLRLVYCSNISDEGLCEAASKLPMLEVLELSYCSFSKEAIETVGQCCPLLKSFKLNSQGYRYPHIECDDEAQAIVKNMHGLHHLQLFGNKMTNEGLKAILDSCPHLEYLDLRQCFNVYMGDLGRRCTKQIKDLRNPYDPTDDYEFDAAILDDESFDDDYPSGFSDIDLSDYDNYYEFSDYDDFSVYGFDEYQ; this is translated from the exons ATGGCGGCCCCCGACGAGCCCCCGCCGCCAGAGCGCAACTGGCTGGAGCTCCCGCGGGAGATCGCGACGACGATCCTCCTGAAGCTTGGCGCCGTCGAGATCCTCACGACCGCGCAGCTGGTGTGCACCGCCTGGCGCGCCCTCTGCCTGGACCCCGCCATGTGGCAGATCATCGACATGCGCAACGACGAGGACCTGCCGGACTGCGACTTCGCCGACATGTACCGCCGCGCCGTCGACCGGAGCCGCGGCGGCTGCCTCGAACTCAACATCGAGCACTTCGGCGACGACTGGCTCCTCCAGTACGCCGCCGACCG GTGCAATCATATTAGACGGCTACGACTTGTATATTGCAGTAACATTTCGGATGAGGGTCTGTGTGAAGCAGCCTCAAAACTTCCTATGCTGGAGGTCCTTGAATTATCTTATTGCTCATTCTCAAAGGAAGCCATAGAGACTGTTGGACAATGTTGTCCCCTTCTGAAATCCTTCAAATTGAATAGCCAGGGATATAGATATCCACACATAGAATGTGATGACGAAGCACAAGCTATAGTGAAAAACATGCATGGATTACACCACCTCCAACTCTTTGGGAATAAGATGACAAATGAAGGTCTGAAGGCGATTCTCGACAGTTGTCCTCATCTTGAGTATCTCGACTTGCGTCAGTGCTTCAATGTTTATATG GGTGATTTGGGGAGAAGATGCACCAAACAGATCAAAGATTTAAGGAATCCATATGACCCCACAGATGACTATGAATTTGATGCTGCAATTCTCGATGACGAGTCCTTTGATGATGATTACCCATCTGGGTTTTCTGACATTGATTTGTCTGATTATGATAACTACTATGAATTCTCTGATTATGACGACTTCTCTGTATATGGGTTTGACGAGTATCAGTGA
- the LOC104446766 gene encoding uncharacterized protein LOC104446766: MADANQAHACSSPDLLPPSTGNVKRREDYMLEGVATTIMVLLKLVQDHNEACSKNGDDRKKQRLAGIMNILDDVRTRVQKSQCGDNRREAELRRCHTELRPRSGKKDKKPEEIVVDEKEKIRKALNASLAAQKSLEMMCSSLGKEKEIMAAELTKKVHELDGMEEDLNDLTAQNEKLLAKVKACATEHKEKHGGEAHKDVTLQERNKELSEQLLKSLEGYRSLKRKFRDSQEENRELRMTMEELGMGITSGLDLVNSFRQRVPSMDICGEISELENLLQCFEMKVTNHRQKGVTAPKPKAEISTNKAFRVA; this comes from the exons ATGGCAGATGCGAACCAGGCTCACGCCTGTTCATCGCCAGACTTACTTCCTCCTTCAACCGGTAATGTCAAGAGGCGAGAAGATTACATGCTAGAAG gTGTTGCCACAACTATAATGGTGCTGCTAAAGTTAGTCCAAGATCACAATGAAGCATGCAGCAAAAATGGCGATGACCGTAAGAAGCAAAGATTAGCTGGGATTATGAACATCCTCGACGATGTCAGGACTCGAGTCCAAAAGTCTCAGTGCGGCGATAATAGAAGGGAAGCAGAGCTGAGGCGATGCCACACAGAACTTAGGCCTAGAAGTGGAAAGAAGGACAAGAAGCCCGAGGAGATCGTTGTCGATGAGAAGGAAAAGATAAGGAAAGCCCTAAACGCAAGTTTGGCGGCTCAAAAGAGCCTTGAGATGATGTGTTCTAgccttggaaaagaaaaggagataaTGGCAGCAGAGCTCACGAAAAAGGTACATGAGTTGGATGGAATGGAGGAGGATCTCAACGATCTCACGGCACAAAACGAGAAGTTGCTGGCTAAAGTAAAGGCTTGTGCCACGGAGCACAAGGAGAAGCATGGCGGAGAAGCTCACAAGGACGTCACGCTACAAGAGCGTAACAAAGAACTCTCGGAACAGCTTCTCAAGTCGCTCGAGGGCTACAGGTCTTTGAAGAGGAAGTTTAGAGACTCGCAGGAGGAAAATAGGGAATTGAGGATGACAATGGAAGAATTAGGCATGGGGATCACGAGCGGACTTGATCTAGTGAACAGCTTCCGGCAACGTGTGCCATCCATGGATATCTGTGGGGAGATATCTGAATTAGAGAACTTGCTCCAATGCTTTGAGATGAAGGTAACAAATCACAGACAGAAGGGTGTCACTGCTCCAAAACCAAAGGCTGAGATCAGTACCAACAAGGCTTTTCGCGTTGCCTAA